Proteins co-encoded in one Zonotrichia albicollis isolate bZonAlb1 chromosome 30, bZonAlb1.hap1, whole genome shotgun sequence genomic window:
- the LOC141725584 gene encoding claw keratin-like isoform X2: MSCSSLCVPTCGVATPAPLADTCNEPCVRQCPDSTVVIQPPASVITFPGPILSSFPQQSAVGSAGAPYVGAGSGGAFGSRGGYGGYGALGGYGGYGGRGGYGGWGCGGYGGWGYGGLGNCGYGGWSSGHRYLNGNCGPC; this comes from the exons atgtcctgctccagcctgtgcGTCCCCACCTGCGGGGTGgccaccccagcccctctggctgACACCTGCAACGAGCCCTGTGTGCGGCAGTGCCCTGACTCCACGGTGGTCATCCAGCCCCCGGCCTCAGTGATCACCTTCCCCgggcccatcctcagctccttccctcagcAGAGCGCCGTGGGCTCGGCCGGAGCTCCCTACGTGGGAGCCGGCTCTGGGGGCGCCTTTGGGAGCCGTGGGGGCTACGGGGGCTACGGGGCCCTTGGTGGCTATGGAGGTTATGGAG GCCGTGGAGGCTACGGCGGTTGGGGATGCGGAGGCTACGGAGGCTGGGGCTATGGAGGCCTTGGCAACTGCGGCTACGGCGGCTGGAGCAGCGGCCACCGCTACCTCAATGGCAACTGCGGGCCCTGCtaa
- the LOC141725572 gene encoding claw keratin-like: MSCSSLCVPSCGVATPAPLADTCNEPCVRQCPDSTVVIQPPASVITFPGPILSSFPQQSVVGSAGAPYVGAGSGGAFGSRGGSGGYGGFGGFGGFGGYGGFGGYGSSGGYGSCGRGSRSFGGSCGPC, translated from the coding sequence atgtcctgctccagcctgtgcGTCCCCAGCTGCGGGGTGGCCACCCCGGCCCCTCTGGCTGACACCTGCAACGAGCCCTGTGTGCGGCAGTGCCCCGACTCCACGGTGGTCATCCAGCCCCCGGCCTCAGTGATCACCTTCCCCgggcccatcctcagctccttccctcagcAGAGCGTCGTGGGCTCGGCTGGAGCTCCCTACGTGGGAGCCGGCTCCGGGGGCGCCTTTGGGAGCCGTGGGGGCTCCGGGGGCtatgggggctttgggggctttggaggttttgggggttatggaggttttgggggttatGGCAGCTCTGGCGGTTATGGCAGCTGTGGCCGCGGTTCCCGCTCCTTCGGGGGCTCCTGCGGGCCCTGCTAA
- the LOC141725571 gene encoding uncharacterized protein LOC141725571 isoform X1, protein MSCSSLCVPTCGVATPAPLADTCNEPCVRQCPDSTVVIQPPASVITFPGPILSSFPQQSAVGSAGAPYVGAGSGGAFGSRGGYGGYGGYGALGGYGGYGGWGYGSRGLYGGWGYGGRGGYGGWGCGGYGGWGYGGLGNCGYGGWSSGHRYLNGNCGPC, encoded by the coding sequence ATGTCCTGCTCCAGTCTGTGCGTCCCCACCTGCGGGGTGgccaccccagcccctctggctgACACCTGCAACGAGCCCTGTGTGCGGCAGTGCCCCGACTCCACGGTGGTCATCCAGCCCCCGGCCTCAGTGATCACCTTCCCCgggcccatcctcagctccttccctcagcAGAGCGCCGTGGGCTCGGCCGGAGCTCCCTACGTGGGAGCCGGCTCTGGGGGCGCCTTTGGGAGCCGTGGGGGCTACGGAGGCTACGGAGGCTACGGGGCCCTTGGTGGCTATGGAGGTTATGGAGGCTGGGGCTATGGAAGCCGTGGTCTCTATGGGGGTTGGGGCTATGGAGGCCGTGGAGGCTACGGCGGTTGGGGATGTGGAGGCTACGGAGGCTGGGGCTATGGAGGCCTTGGCAACTGCGGCTACGGCGGCTGGAGCAGCGGCCACCGCTACCTCAATGGCAACTGCGGGCCCTGCTaa
- the LOC141725571 gene encoding claw keratin-like isoform X2, with product MSCSSLCVPTCGVATPAPLADTCNEPCVRQCPDSTVVIQPPASVITFPGPILSSFPQQSAVGSAGAPYVGAGSGGAFGSRGGYGGYGGYGALGGYGGYGGRGGYGGWGCGGYGGWGYGGLGNCGYGGWSSGHRYLNGNCGPC from the exons ATGTCCTGCTCCAGTCTGTGCGTCCCCACCTGCGGGGTGgccaccccagcccctctggctgACACCTGCAACGAGCCCTGTGTGCGGCAGTGCCCCGACTCCACGGTGGTCATCCAGCCCCCGGCCTCAGTGATCACCTTCCCCgggcccatcctcagctccttccctcagcAGAGCGCCGTGGGCTCGGCCGGAGCTCCCTACGTGGGAGCCGGCTCTGGGGGCGCCTTTGGGAGCCGTGGGGGCTACGGAGGCTACGGAGGCTACGGGGCCCTTGGTGGCTATGGAGGTTATGGAG GCCGTGGAGGCTACGGCGGTTGGGGATGTGGAGGCTACGGAGGCTGGGGCTATGGAGGCCTTGGCAACTGCGGCTACGGCGGCTGGAGCAGCGGCCACCGCTACCTCAATGGCAACTGCGGGCCCTGCTaa
- the LOC141725585 gene encoding uncharacterized protein LOC141725585 isoform X1 yields MSCSSLCVPTCGVATPAPLADTCNEPCVRQCPDSTVVIQPPASVITFPGPILSSFPQQSAVGSAGAPYVGAGSGGAFGSRGGYGGYGALGGYGGYGGWGYGSRGLYGGWGYGGRGGYGGWGCGGYGGWGYGGLGNCGYGGWSSGHRYLNGNCGPC; encoded by the coding sequence atgtcctgctccagcctgtgcGTCCCCACCTGCGGGGTGGCCACCCCGGCCCCTCTGGCTGACACCTGCAACGAGCCCTGTGTGCGGCAGTGCCCTGACTCCACGGTGGTCATCCAGCCCCCGGCCTCAGTGATCACCTTCCCCgggcccatcctcagctccttccctcagcAGAGCGCCGTGGGCTCGGCTGGAGCTCCCTACGTGGGAGCCGGCTCCGGGGGCGCCTTTGGGAGCCGTGGGGGCTACGGGGGCTACGGGGCCCTTGGTGGCTATGGAGGTTATGGAGGCTGGGGCTATGGAAGCCGTGGTCTCTATGGGGGTTGGGGCTATGGAGGCCGTGGAGGCTACGGCGGTTGGGGATGCGGAGGCTACGGAGGCTGGGGCTATGGAGGCCTTGGCAACTGCGGCTACGGCGGCTGGAGCAGCGGCCACCGCTACCTCAATGGCAACTGCGGGCCCTGCTAA
- the LOC141725523 gene encoding feather beta keratin — MSCYDLCRPCGPTPLANSCNEPCVRQCQDSRVIIEPSPVVVTLPGPILSSFPQNTAVGSSTSAAVGSILSESGVPINSGGFGLSGLSGLGGRYCGRRCLPC; from the coding sequence atgtCCTGCTACGACCTGTGCCGGCCCTGCGGCCCCACCCCGCTGGCCAACAGCTGCAACGAGCCCTGTGTGCGGCAGTGCCAGGACTCGCGGGTCATCATCGAGCCATCCCCTGTGGTGGTCACCCTGCCCgggcccatcctcagctccttccctcagAACACCGCCGTGGGATCCTCCACCTCCGCCGCCGTGGGCAGCATCCTCAGCGAGTCCGGGGTCCCCATCAACTCGGGGGGCTTTGGGCTCTCGGGGCTCTCCGGCCTCGGTGGCCGCTACTGCGGCCGCAGGTGCCTGCCCTGCTAG
- the LOC106630154 gene encoding uncharacterized protein LOC106630154: MASTQLACATPCEPKCPQPLASSTNEPCVVTCGDSRVIIYPPPVVVTFPGPILTTYPQQTVVGASEPSEVALGEPQAAVAAEVTAGDKVAAPVVARAEPRCAPKYSYSYSSQWTHPCNSYRSGKRWTC, from the coding sequence ATGGCTTCCACCCAGCTGgcctgtgccaccccctgcGAGCCCAAGTGTCCCCAACCTCTGGCCAGCAGCACCAACGAGCCCTGCGTGGTGACCTGCGGCGACTCTCGGGTCATCATCTACCCGCCGCCCGTGGTTGTCACCTTCCCGGGGCCCATCCTCACCACGTACCCCCAGCAAACCGTCGTGGGAGCCTCGGAACCCTCGGAGGTGGCCCTGGGCGAGCCCCAGGCCGCGGTGGCCGCCGAGGTGACAGCGGGGGACAAAGTGGCAGCGCCGGTGGTGGCCCGCGCCGAGCCGCGCTGCGCCCCCAAATATTCCTACAGCTACTCCTCGCAATGGACTCATCCCTGCAATTCCTACCGCTCCGGGAAGCGCTGGACGTGCTGA
- the LOC141725585 gene encoding claw keratin-like isoform X2, protein MSCSSLCVPTCGVATPAPLADTCNEPCVRQCPDSTVVIQPPASVITFPGPILSSFPQQSAVGSAGAPYVGAGSGGAFGSRGGYGGYGALGGYGGYGGRGGYGGWGCGGYGGWGYGGLGNCGYGGWSSGHRYLNGNCGPC, encoded by the exons atgtcctgctccagcctgtgcGTCCCCACCTGCGGGGTGGCCACCCCGGCCCCTCTGGCTGACACCTGCAACGAGCCCTGTGTGCGGCAGTGCCCTGACTCCACGGTGGTCATCCAGCCCCCGGCCTCAGTGATCACCTTCCCCgggcccatcctcagctccttccctcagcAGAGCGCCGTGGGCTCGGCTGGAGCTCCCTACGTGGGAGCCGGCTCCGGGGGCGCCTTTGGGAGCCGTGGGGGCTACGGGGGCTACGGGGCCCTTGGTGGCTATGGAGGTTATGGAG GCCGTGGAGGCTACGGCGGTTGGGGATGCGGAGGCTACGGAGGCTGGGGCTATGGAGGCCTTGGCAACTGCGGCTACGGCGGCTGGAGCAGCGGCCACCGCTACCTCAATGGCAACTGCGGGCCCTGCTAA
- the LOC141725584 gene encoding uncharacterized protein LOC141725584 isoform X1 translates to MSCSSLCVPTCGVATPAPLADTCNEPCVRQCPDSTVVIQPPASVITFPGPILSSFPQQSAVGSAGAPYVGAGSGGAFGSRGGYGGYGALGGYGGYGGWGYGSRGLYGGWGYGGRGGYGGWGCGGYGGWGYGGLGNCGYGGWSSGHRYLNGNCGPC, encoded by the coding sequence atgtcctgctccagcctgtgcGTCCCCACCTGCGGGGTGgccaccccagcccctctggctgACACCTGCAACGAGCCCTGTGTGCGGCAGTGCCCTGACTCCACGGTGGTCATCCAGCCCCCGGCCTCAGTGATCACCTTCCCCgggcccatcctcagctccttccctcagcAGAGCGCCGTGGGCTCGGCCGGAGCTCCCTACGTGGGAGCCGGCTCTGGGGGCGCCTTTGGGAGCCGTGGGGGCTACGGGGGCTACGGGGCCCTTGGTGGCTATGGAGGTTATGGAGGCTGGGGCTATGGAAGCCGTGGTCTCTATGGGGGTTGGGGCTATGGAGGCCGTGGAGGCTACGGCGGTTGGGGATGCGGAGGCTACGGAGGCTGGGGCTATGGAGGCCTTGGCAACTGCGGCTACGGCGGCTGGAGCAGCGGCCACCGCTACCTCAATGGCAACTGCGGGCCCTGCtaa
- the LOC141725571 gene encoding claw keratin-like isoform X3, with the protein MSCSSLCVPTCGVATPAPLADTCNEPCVRQCPDSTVVIQPPASVITFPGPILSSFPQQSAVGSAGAPYVGAGSGGAFGSRGGYGGYGGYGALGGYGGYGGYGGWGCGGYGGWGYGGLGNCGYGGWSSGHRYLNGNCGPC; encoded by the exons ATGTCCTGCTCCAGTCTGTGCGTCCCCACCTGCGGGGTGgccaccccagcccctctggctgACACCTGCAACGAGCCCTGTGTGCGGCAGTGCCCCGACTCCACGGTGGTCATCCAGCCCCCGGCCTCAGTGATCACCTTCCCCgggcccatcctcagctccttccctcagcAGAGCGCCGTGGGCTCGGCCGGAGCTCCCTACGTGGGAGCCGGCTCTGGGGGCGCCTTTGGGAGCCGTGGGGGCTACGGAGGCTACGGAGGCTACGGGGCCCTTGGTGGCTATGGAGGTTATGGAG GCTACGGCGGTTGGGGATGTGGAGGCTACGGAGGCTGGGGCTATGGAGGCCTTGGCAACTGCGGCTACGGCGGCTGGAGCAGCGGCCACCGCTACCTCAATGGCAACTGCGGGCCCTGCTaa